A stretch of Oryza brachyantha chromosome 4, ObraRS2, whole genome shotgun sequence DNA encodes these proteins:
- the LOC102713627 gene encoding ent-kaurene synthase-like 2 has translation MQRGRSSEVLRELLRAREEAVDLPASPYDTAWVAMVPQQQQQQHGGGAPPSPRFPQCVAWILQNQRGDGSWRTSVAPPAPAAAKPGSPPATGSTRAALSSTLACVIALARWDTGRENVRRGLEFIGRNIWVAMDEQQTAAAGFIVSFPAMLRLAIDMALEVPVRQADLRAILRLQDLTSKAQSQDAGLICSGGRKTYTANISEGLGNLDWDEVMKFQRKNGSLFNSPSTTAAALIHNYDAKALQYLDMLLDKFGSAVPVTYPVNIQCQLHMVDVLEKMGISRYFVDEIRNILDMTYSCWLQRDNEIMLDMETCGMAFRMLRLNGYDVSSDELSHFAEPSSFHNSPQGCLNDTRSLLELHKASKVTILEKEVTLDNIGSWTGCLLKEQLLSSEAKGNPLFEEVEYVLDFPFYTMLDRLDHKRNIEHFDITSCQMLESAYLPCNSNEEIMALGVRDFSCSQSIYQEELQQLNSWVKENRLDQLQFARQKLDYFYFSAAATILPPELSDVRILWAKNGVLTTVVDDFFDVGGSKEELENLVALVERWDKNEKTEYYCEQVEIVFSAIYTSTNQLGSKASAVQGRDVTKHLVEIWQELLRSMMTEVEWRQSQYVPTAEEYMENAVVTFALGPIVLPALYLVGPKLPDSVVRSQECSELFRLMSKCGRLLNDVQSYEREGAQGKMNSVSLLAVHSGGSVSLEEAARDTQKPIERCRRELLRLVVSRGGALPRPCRELFWKMCKVCYFFYSHGDGFSSPTAKAGAVDAVIHEPLRLEAATC, from the exons ATGCAGCGGGGGAGAAGCAGCGAGGTGCTACGGGAGCTCCTCCGAGCCCGAGAGGAGGCCGTGGATCTGCCGGCGTCGCCGTACGACACGGCGTGGGTGGCCATGGTgccccagcagcagcagcagcagcacggcggcggcgctccgccgTCTCCTCGCTTCCCGCAGTGCGTCGCGTGGATACTGCAGAACCAGCGCGGCGACGGGTCGTGGCGCACTTCGgtagcgccgccggcgccggcggcggccaagcccggctccccgccggcgaccggcagCACGCGCGCCGCCCTCTCCTCCACGCTCGCCTGCGTCATCGCGCTTGCACGGTGGGACACCGGCAGGGAGAACGTCCGGAGAG GGCTGGAATTCATTGGGAGGAACATCTGGGTCGCCATGGACGAGcagcagacggcggcggcaggcttCATCGTTAGTTTCCCGGCGATGCTCCGGCTGGCCATCGACATGGCTTTGGAGGTTCCGGTCAGGCAAGCCGACTTACGCGCCATCCTTCGGCTGCAGGATCTCACCAg TAAGGCACAATCAca AGATGCTGGGCTGATTTGCTCCGGGGGAAGAAAAACATATACGGCAAATATCTCAGAAGGACTAGGAAATCTTGACTGGGATGAGGTGATGAAATTCCAAAGGAAGAATGGATCATTGTTCAACTCCCCTTCCACCACTGCTGCTGCATTAATCCACAACTATGATGCTAAAGCTCTCCAGTACTTAGACATGCTTCTGGACAAATTTGGCAGTGCAG TACCAGTAACCTATCCTGTAAATATTCAGTGCCAGCTTCACATGGTGGATGTGCTTGAAAAGATGGGAATATCTAGGTATTTTGTTGATGAGATAAGGAACATACTGGACATGACCTACAG TTGCTGGCTACAGAGAGACAACGAAATTATGCTTGACATGGAAACATGTGGGATGGCATTTCGTATGCTGCGATTGAACGGATATGACGTTTCTTCAG ATGAGCTATCCCATTTTGCTGAACCTTCAAGTTTCCACAATTCACCTCAAGGATGTCTGAATGATACAAGATCTTTACTAGAATTGCATAAGGCTTCAAAGGTCACTATCTTGGAAAAAGAGGTAACCCTGGACAATATAGGCTCCTGGACAGGTTGCTTACTGAAGGAACAGTTGTTATCCAGTGAGGCGAAAGGAAATCCACTGTTTGAAGAG GTTGAATATGTTCTTGATTTTCCCTTCTATACCATGTTGGATCGTCTAgatcataaaagaaatatcGAACATTTTGACATTACAAGCTGTCAGATGCTAGAATCAGCATACTT GCCTTGTAATTCCAATGAAGAAATCATGGCCTTGGGTGTCAGAGATTTTAGTTGCTCTCAATCTATTTACCAAGAAGAGCTGCAGCAACTCAACAG TTGGGTGAAAGAAAACAGGTTGGACCAACTACAATTTGCACGGCAGAAGCTGGACTACTTCTATTTCTCTGCTGCTGCCACCATTTTACCTCCAGAACTGTCAGATGTTCGCATTTTGTGGGCCAAAAATGGTGTGCTCACAACTGTCGTCGATGACTTCTTCGATGTTGGGGGATCAAAGGAAGAATTGGAAAACCTCGTCGCATTAGTTgagag GTGGGACAAGAATGAGAAAACTGAGTACTACTGTGAACAAGTAGAGATTGTGTTCTCTGCAATTTATACTTCAACTAACCAGCTTGGATCAAAGGCTTCTGCAGTACAAGGCCGTGACGTCACCAAACACCTTGTAGAAATA TGGCAAGAGCTGCTGAGGTCCATGATGACAGAGGTAGAGTGGAGGCAGAGCCAGTATGTGCCAACAGCAGAGGAATACATGGAGAATGCAGTTGTGACATTTGCATTGGGGCCCATTGTGCTCCCAGCATTGTATCTTGTTGGCCCAAAGCTCCCTGACTCTGTCGTCAGAAGCCAAGAATGCAGTGAGCTATTCAGGCTAATGAGCAAATGTGGTCGTCTCCTGAACGATGTCCAATCCTACGAG AGAGAGGGTGCCCAGGGCAAGATGAACAGCGTGTCGCTGCTCGCCGTTCACAGCGGCGGCTCCGTCTCCCTGGAAGAGGCTGCGAGGGACACTCAGAAACCCATCGAGAGATGCAGGAGAGAGCTGCTGCGGCTGGTTGTCAGCAGAGGAGGCGCTCTTCCTAGGCCATGCAGGGAGCTGTTCTGGAAGATGTGCAAGGTCTGCTACTTCTTCTACTCCCATGGCGACGGCTTCAGCTCGCCGACGGCGAAGGCCGGCGCGGTGGACGCCGTGATCCACGAGCCGCTGCGACTCGAAGCAGCAACGTGCTAG
- the LOC121054207 gene encoding LOW QUALITY PROTEIN: dual specificity protein phosphatase 8-like (The sequence of the model RefSeq protein was modified relative to this genomic sequence to represent the inferred CDS: deleted 1 base in 1 codon), with protein sequence MRVMEITEKLEIARRFSTQSDRSPRGTRSSSPPLHSTPLPLRRCRELPAFFLFLLPPTFSPAGGGQSGSTGAAAMATKNRGDRVVGMMLLLQMMMFLLLACTSQCEARALRRSRKNSLLNALYKLNFIRTVEPMQLPSAPPSKAPSRDGDAASLAAADGSSSPYCVNPPNAPSASSTPPFTSTPSTPLLPPDDQPPPLPPIGGSAPPSFEPSPPAGPSAPGFSPTTPGSAPPSPIFVVPSPPEAGPGGGGSGGEGGIGGGSSGGGGGGGGGSGGGGGSTGGGVAGAAVVAQVASAAAEAMDYACGSGAECGSIQPSGACYQPDTVLAHASFAFNSYWQMTKAAGGTCDFGGTATIVTRDPSYEKCQFDLL encoded by the exons ATGAGAGTGATGGAGATAACCGAAAAGCTAGAAATTGCGCGACGTTTTTCTACGCAAAGCGATCGGTCGCCGAGAGGAACAAGATCATCATCacctccactccactccactccactgcCACTTCGCCGATGCCGCGAGCTTCCcgccttttttctctttctgctGCCGCCGACCTTTTCTCCTG CTGGTGGTGGACAGAGTGGCAGTACAGGCGCAGCCGCCATGGCGACCAAGAACAGAGGTGATAGGGTGGTAGGGATGATGCTGCTCCTCCAGATGATGATGTTCTTGCTGCTTGCCTGCACATCTCAGTGTG AGGCGAGAGCTCTGAGGCGGAGCAGGAAGAACTCGCTGCTGAACGCGCTGTACAAGCTCAATTTCATCAGGACGGTGGAGCCGATGCAGCTGCCGTCTGCTCCGCCTTCCAAGGCGCCGAGCAgagacggcgacgcggcgagcctcgccgccgccgatggctCGAGCTCGCCGTACTGCGTCAACCCTCCGAACgcgccgtcagcctcctcgaCACCGCCCTTCACCTCGACGCCGTCCACGCCGCTCCTCCCCCCGGACGACCAGCCCCCGCCGCTGCCCCCGATCGGcggctccgcgccgccgtcgttcgAGCCGAGCCCACCGGCGGGGCCGTCCGCCCCCGGCTTCAGCCCGACCACGCCTGGGTCGGCCCCGCCGAGCCCGATCTTCGTCGTTCCCAGCCCGCCCGAGGCCGGACCGgggggaggcggcagcggcggcgagggtggtaTCGGTggcgggagcagcggcggcggcgggggcggtggaggtggcagtggtggaggcggaggtagcaccggtggtggt gtggcgggagCAGCAGTGGTGGCGCAGgtggcatcggcggcggcg GAGGCGATGGACTACGCGTGCGGCTCCGGCGCGGAGTGCGGGTCGATCCAGCCGAGCGGCGCGTGCTACCAGCCGGACACGGTGCTCGCCCACGCCTCCTTCGCCTTCAACAGCTACTGGCAGATGACcaaggccgccggcggcaccTGCGACTTCGGCGGCACCGCCACCATCGTCACCCGAGACCCAA GTTATGAGAAGTGTCAATTTGACCTACTGTGA
- the LOC102713903 gene encoding 36.4 kDa proline-rich protein-like translates to MAVAGNRRIAVALLLAALALSAQLAPAAACSYCPTPKPPPPPPPPKVKPPPSSVPCPPPPYTPTPTPPTPSPSTGKCPINTLKLLACVDALNGLVHAVVGANAGDTCCPLLSGVADLDAALCLCTAIKAKALGVSLVLPVAISVLVNECGKHVPSSFQCPS, encoded by the coding sequence ATGGCCGTCGCCGGGAACCGCCGCATTGCCGTGGCCCTCCTGCTCGCCGCGCTGGCGCTGTCGGCGCAGctcgcgccggccgcggcgtgcTCCTACTGCCCGACGCCCaagccgcccccgccgccgccgccgccgaaggtGAAGCCCCCTCCGTCGTCCGTGccgtgcccgccgccgccctacaccccgacgccgacgccgccgacgccctcgccgtcgacggggAAGTGCCCGATCAACACGCTGAAGCTGCTCGCGTGCGTGGACGCGCTCAACGGGCTGGTACACGCGGTGGTCGGCGCCAACGCCGGCGACACCTGCTGCCCGCTGCTGTCCGGCGTCGCCGACCTCGACGCCGCGCTCTGCCTCTGCACCGCCATCAAGGCCAAGGCGCTCGGCGTCTCCCTCGTCCTGCCCGTCGCCATTTCCGTGCTCGTCAACGAGTGCGGCAAGCACGTCCCCTCCAGCTTCCAGTGCccttcttaa
- the LOC102714180 gene encoding coatomer subunit epsilon-1: MASPDLLFNLRNLFYLGAYQAAINNSDVPGLDADAAAERDAIVFRSYVALGSYQLVISEIDSSAATSLQAVKLLALYLSGDKEGPISSLKEWLSDSAIASNPVLRLIAGIIFMHEQDYTEALKHTHSGGTLDLHALNVQIFIKMHRSDYAEKQLKIMQQIDEDHTLTQLANAWLDIAVGGSKIREAYLIFQDFAEKYPMTGTVLNGKAVCCMHMGSFDEAETLLLEALNKDAKDPETLANLIVCNLHLGKPSSRYLSQLKLSHPDHVLVKRAASAEDTFERALQAIA; encoded by the exons ATGGCGTCCCCCGACCTCCTCTTCAACTTGCGCAACCTCTTCTACCTCGGCGCCTACCAGGCCGCCATCAACAACAGCGACGTCCCGGggctcgacgccgacgcggccgccgAGCGCGACGCCATCGTCTTCCGCTCCTACGTCGCGCTCGGCTCCTACCAG TTGGTGATCAGCGAGATCGACTCGTCCGCGGCGACGTCGCTGCAGGCAGTGAAGCTGCTCGCGCTGTACCTCTCCGGAGACAAG GAAGGTCCGATTTCCAGTCTGAAGGAATGGTTGAGTGATTCTGCAATTGCAAGCAATCCTGTTTTGCGATTGATTGCTGGAATTATATTTATGCATGAGCAAGACTACACTGAGGCTCTCAAGCACACACACTCTGGTGGAACCCTGGACCT GCATGCTTTGAATGTCCAGATCTTCATTAAGATGCACCGTTCAGACTATGCTGAGAAGCAACTGAAGATCATGCAACAAATTGATGAGGACCATACACTGACACAACTTGCAAACGCATGGCTGGACATTGCTGTT GGTGGTTCTAAGATCCGTGAAGCTTATCTTATATTCCAAGACTTTGCTGAAAAATACCCAATGACAGGAACGGTTCTAAATGGAAAGGCAGTTTGCTGTATGCACATGGGGAGCTTTGATGAGGCTGAGACTCTATTACTTGAAGCATTAAACAAG GATGCAAAAGATCCCGAAACTCTTGCCAATCTTATTGTATGTAATCTCCACCTTGGCAAACCATCATCACGGTACCTCAG CCAGCTGAAACTATCGCATCCCGATCATGTGCTAGTTAAGCGTGCCGCATCGGCGGAAGACACCTTCGAGAGAGCGCTCCAAGCCATTGCTTGA
- the LOC102721830 gene encoding cinnamyl alcohol dehydrogenase 7-like has product MAPTTTTAAAAAAAAEQQQHTTRKVLGLAAHDASGHLTPIRISRRNTGDDDVAIKVLYCGICHSDLHTIKNEWRNAVYPVVAGHEIAGVVTEVGKNVERFKAGDSVGVGCMVNTCRSCESCRDGCENYCSRVVFTYNSVDRDGTRTHGGYSGMVVVGERFVVRLPAALPPDRGAPLLCAGVTVYAPMRQHGLCEPGRHVGVVGLGGLGHLAVKFAKAFGMKVTVVSTSPAKRQEALEGLGADAFVVSTNASEMKSVMGTMHGIINTACASTSMNPYLALLKPKGKMILVGLPEKPLQIPPFALVAGGKTLAGSCMGSISDTQEMIDFAAEHGVAADIELIGADEVNTAMERLARGDVRYRFVIDIGNTLRSD; this is encoded by the exons atggcgccgacgacgaccacggcggcggcggcggctgcggcggcggagcagcaaCAGCATACGACGAGGAAGGTGCTGGGGCTCGCGGCGCATGACGCCTCCGGCCACCTCACGCCTATCCGCATCTCGCGAAG GAACACtggagacgacgacgtcgccaTAAAGGTACTGTACTGTGGGATATGTCACTCTGACCTGCACACCATCAAGAACGAGTGGAGAAACGCTGTCTACCCAGTTGTTGCAGG GCACGAGATCGCCGGGGTGGTCACCGAGGTCGGCAAGAACGTGGAGAGGTTCAAGGCCGGCGACAGCGTCGGCGTCGGGTGCATGGTGAACACCTGCCGCTCCTGCGAGAGCTGCCGGGACGGGTGCGAGAACTACTGCTCCCGGGTCGTCTTCACCTACAACTCCGTCGACCGGGACGGCACGCGCACCCACGGCGGCTACTCCGGCatggtcgtcgtcggcgagcgcTTCGTCGTGCGGCtccccgccgcgctgccgcccgaCCGCGGCGCGCCGCTGCTGTGCGCCGGCGTGACCGTGTACGCGCCCATGCGGCAGCACGGGCTGTGCGAGCCCGGGAGGCACGTCGGCGTGGTTGGcctcggcggcctcggccACCTCGCCGTCAAGTTCGCCAAGGCGTTCGGGATGAAGGTGACGGTGgtcagcacgtcgccggcgaagAGGCAGGAGGCCCTGGAGGGTCTCGGCGCCGACGCCTTCGTTGTCAGCACCAATGCTAGTGAGATGAAG TCTGTGATGGGCACCATGCATGGCATCATAAACACGGCCTGCGCAAGCACATCCATGAACCCTTACCTGGCGCTACTGAAGCCCAAGGGCAAGATGATCTTGGTTGGCCTGCCTGAGAAGCCTCTCCAGATCCCTCCCTTCGCTTTGGTTGCCG GGGGGAAGACACTGGCCGGCAGTTGCATGGGGAGCATCAGTGACACGCAGGAGATGATCGACTTCGCCGCCGAGCACGGGGTGGCTGCCGACATCGAGCTGatcggcgccgacgaggtgaACACGGCCATGGAGCGCCTCGCCAGGGGCGACGTCAGGTACCGCTTCGTCATCGACATCGGCAACACCCTCAGGTCGGACTGA
- the LOC102722111 gene encoding pentatricopeptide repeat-containing protein At1g79490, mitochondrial: MLLRGGVARHPVLRRRLQEAAALPISLARLGRRRLTTEPPPPVHGTEWTDTVDYLDESGEVLSSAPGARPAVPGADPTILSGASAHPLPRPAAAARLAALALRLRSGPTLSAALSALPSPPDPALLLLAASSLPASDPTPLLSLVSWARVQPWFVPSDGLSSLLASRLAPASHSSELLSIFDDALAHPVPAAFPNTLNAVVSALATHGLLEPAFFCFKRLRDAGFRVLETHSYNALLSLLLTRGLAFKAFEVLDEMAASECALDEATYELAVPALARAGRIDAARKMFDEMRKREGIGRASAGVYGVLVDVMAKAGRLDAAMGMYREMVAVGHRASPAVSTALVEGLVRAGKLDAGMELWDEMRRGGLRPSFGLYTMVVEANARSGRLDVATQLFGDMEKSGFFPTPATYACLVEMHASAGQVDAAMRLYHSMANAGTRPGLSTFTALLMMLANKRMLDLAAKVLLEMKASGFPIEVTASDLLMIYIKDGSTELALRWLRFMGSAGIRTNNFIIRQLFESCMKTGMYDSARPLLETYVAGLAKVDLILYTSILAHLVRCQDEGSERAIMDILSASKHKAHDFMCGLFTGPEQRKKPVLSFVREFFQGIDYENEESAARYFVNVLLNYLVLMGQMNRARCIWKVAYENKLFAKAIVFDQHIAWSLDVRNLSVGAALVATVHTMHRFRKRMLYYGVVPRRIKLVTGPTLKMVVAQVLASLESPFEVSKVVLRAPGDSVLEWFKKPIVQQFLLNEIPSKADVLMHRLNVMFPSSAPEVRSLSIPRSLGMSR, encoded by the coding sequence ATgctcctccgcggcggcgtcgcgcgcCACCcggtcctccgccgccgcctccaggaggcggcggcgctgcccaTCTCGCTCGCGCGGCTGGGGCGTAGGCGCCTCACGAcggagccgccgccaccggtgcACGGCACCGAGTGGACCGACACGGTGGACTACCTGGACGAGTCGGGGGAGGTCCTCTCGTCGGCTCCGGGGGCGCGGCCCGCGGTGCCGGGCGCCGACCCGACCATCCTCTCCGGCGCCTCGGCGCACCCGCTCCCGCggcccgccgcggccgcgcggctggcggcgctcgcgctccgcctccgctcgGGGCCCACCCTCTCCGCGGCGCTCTCCGCGCTGCCCTCCCCGCCCGATCcggctctcctcctcctcgccgcctcatCCCTCCCCGCCTCCGACCCCACCCCGCTCCTCTCCCTCGTCTCCTGGGCACGCGTCCAGCCATGGTTCGTCCCCTCCGACGGCCTGTCCTCCCTCCTTGCCTCCCGCCTCGCCCCGGCCTCCCACTCCTCCGAGCTCCTCTCCATCTTCGACGATGCCCTCGCCCACCCCGTCCCCGCGGCATTTCCCAATACCCTCAACGCCGTCGTCTCCGCGCTTGCCACCCACGGCCTCCTCGAGCCTGCATTCTTCTGCTTCAAGCGCCTCCGCGACGCTGGCTTCAGGGTCCTGGAGACGCACAGCTACAACGCCCTCCTCTCGCTGCTGCTCACTCGGGGCCTCGCGTTCAAGGCCTTTGAAGTGCTCGACGAAATGGCCGCGTCGGAGTGCGCGCTCGACGAGGCAACCTACGAGCTCGCTGTGCCAGCCCTTGCTCGTGCTGGGAGGATCGATGCTGCACGCAAGATGTTCGATGAAATGAGGAAGAGGGAGGGGATTGGGCGGGCGTCGGCTGGGGTGTACGGCGTGCTGGTGGACGTGATGGCAAAGGCCGGGAGGCTCGACGCTGCTATGGGGATGTACAGAGAGATGGTGGCGGTGGGGCACCGTGCGAGCCCCGCGGTGAGCACGGCCTTGGTGGAGGGGCTGGTGAGGGCTGGGAAGCTGGATGCTGGGATGGAGCTTTGGGATGAGATGAGGAGGGGAGGACTCCGTCCGAGCTTTGGGCTGTACACCATGGTGGTTGAGGCAAATGCACGGTCCGGGAGGCTGGATGTCGCCACACAATTGTTTGGTGATATGGAGAAGTCTGGCTTCTTCCCTACACCGGCCACATACGCTTGCCTGGTGGAAATGCATGCTTCAGCAGGGCAGGTGGATGCTGCTATGCGGTTGTACCACTCAATGGCGAATGCCGGAACAAGGCCAGGGCTGAGCACATTTACAGCATTGCTGATGATGTTGGCGAACAAGAGGATGCTCGATTTGGCCGCGAAGGTATTGCTGGAGATGAAGGCATCAGGGTTCCCTATCGAGGTGACTGCAAGCGACCTCCTGATGATTTACATCAAGGATGGGTCGACGGAGCTTGCACTCCGGTGGCTACGGTTCATGGGCTCAGCTGGCATACGGACCAACAATTTCATTATAAGGCAGCTATTTGAGTCCTGTATGAAGACAGGGATGTATGACTCAGCACGGCCATTGCTTGAAACATATGTTGCTGGGTTAGCAAAGGTAGACTTGATACTCTATACTTCGATCCTCGCACATTTGGTGCGCTGCCAGGATGAAGGCAGTGAGCGGGCGATCATGGACATCCTGAGTGCAAGTAAGCACAAGGCACACGACTTCATGTGCGGGCTGTTCACCGGGCCTGAGCAGCGCAAGAAGCCAGTGCTCTCGTTTGTCCGAGAGTTCTTCCAGGGCATTGACTATGAGAATGAGGAGAGCGCGGCCAGGTACTTCGTGAATGTGCTCCTCAACTATCTGGTTCTCATGGGGCAGATGAACCGTGCCCGCTGTATCTGGAAGGTCGCCTACGAAAACAAGCTGTTTGCCAAGGCCATCGTCTTCGATCAGCACATCGCCTGGTCACTGGACGTCCGGAACCTGTCCGTGGGCGCGGCACTGGTGGCGACGGTGCACACGATGCACAGGTTCAGGAAGCGGATGCTCTACTACGGGGTGGTGCCACGGCGCATCAAGCTAGTGACTGGACCGACGCTCAAGATGGTGGTGGCGCAGGTGCTGGCGTCGCTGGAGTCGCCGTTCGAGGTGAGCAAGGTCGTGCTGCGGGCACCGGGCGACTCTGTGCTGGAGTGGTTCAAGAAACCAATCGTGCAGCAGTTCCTGCTCAATGAGATACCGTCCAAAGCTGATGTCCTGATGCACAGGCTCAACGTGATGTTCCCGAGCTCCGCCCCCGAGGTCCGGTCACTCTCTATCCCCAGGTCCCTTGGCATGTCAAGGTGA
- the LOC102722391 gene encoding uncharacterized protein LOC102722391: MSGVITKFAVASMVMWMVPVAIVYGFYYQMFPGVSQLSSSTQTLASGFLAVISVNLVIGFYICMAMKETPQQEPQPDPTFLANAKASINQPTSSQLNDDSQGKGKVE, from the exons ATGTCAGGGGTGATCACAAAGTTCGCTGTTGCGTCTATGGTGATGTGGATGGTCCCAGTTGCAATCGTGTATGGGTTTTACTACCAGATGTTTCCAG GTGTGAGTCAACTGTCATCCTCAACACAAACTCTGGCAAGTGGATTCCTTGCTGTTATATCTGTTAATCTGGTAATCGGGTTTTACATATGCATGGCGATGAAGGAGACTCCCCAGCAAGAGCCACAACCTGATCCAACCTTCTTGGCTAATGCTAAAGCAAGCATTAATCAACCAACTTCTTCTCAATTGAATGATGATTCCCAGGGAAAGGGAAAGGTGGAGTAG
- the LOC102722670 gene encoding zinc transporter 3 produces the protein MGAKKHTLQMLPWLLFFAQQVAASACDCANTTDGTDRQGTMKLKLIAIASILTAGAAGVLVPVLGRSMAVLRPDGGIFFAVKAFAAGVILATGMVHILPAAFDALASPCLNKSVGDSNRFPFAGFVSMSAAVATMVVDSLAAGYYHQSQFSKARPVDNIDIHKHAGDEKAEHAQHINAHTHTHTTHAHSHGDIVVHGSPEEGSVAESIRHRVVSQVLELGILVHSVIIGVSLGASVRPSTIRPLVGALSFHQFFEGVGLGGCIVQANFKVKATVIMAIFFSLTAPVGIVLGIAISSSYNEHSSTAFIVEGVFNSASAGILIYMSLVDLLATDFNNPKLQTNTKLQLMAYLALFLGAGLMSMLAIWA, from the exons ATGGGAGCCAAGAAGCATACCTTGCAAATGCTTCCATGGCTCCTGTTTTTTGCGCAGCAGGTTGCAGCCAGTGCCTGTGACTGTGCCAACACCACAGATGGAACTGACAGACAGGGCACAATGAAGTTGAAGCTGATTGCCATTGCGTCCATCCTCACAGCTGGGGCAGCTGGCGTCTTGGTGCCGGTGCTTGGCCGCTCCATGGCGGTGTTGCGCCCTGATGGTGGCATCTTCTTTGCGGTCAAGGCATTTGCAGCTGGTGTCATCCTTGCCACTGGCATGGTGCACATTCTTCCAGCAGCATTTGATGCGCTCGCATCCCCATGCCTCAACAAGAGTGTTGGGGATAGTAATCGTTTTCCCTTTGCAGGTTTTGTTTCAATGTCTGCAGCAGTGGCCACGATGGTGGTAGACTCATTGGCTGCTGGATACTATCACCAGTCTCAATTCAGCAAGGCACGGCCAGTTGACAACATCGACATACACAAGCATGCTGGAGACGAGAAGGCTGAGCATGCTCAGCACATAAatgcgcacacacacacacacacaacacatGCGCATTCACATGGTGATATAGTGGTCCATGGATCACCAGAGGAGGGTTCAGTAGCTGAATCAATCCGACATAGGGTTGTATCTCAG GTTCTTGAACTAGGAATCTTGGTGCATTCAGTTATCATTGGAGTATCCTTAGGTGCATCTGTGCGGCCATCCACAATTAGGCCACTGGTCGGTGCCCTTAGCTTTCACCAGTTCTTTGAAGGTGTAGGCTTGGGTGGTTGCATTGTTCAG GCTAATTTCAAGGTAAAGGCAACCGTCATTATGGCAATATTTTTCTCCCTGACTGCGCCTGTGGGCATCGTGCTAGGAATTGCAATTTCATCAAGCTACAACGAGCATAGCTCAACTGCCTTCATTGTCGAAGGAGTCTTCAACTCAGCCTCAGCAGGGATTTTGATCTACATGTCCCTAGTTGACCTTCTAGCAACGGATTTCAATAACCCTAAGTTACAGACTAATACAAAGCTTCAGCTGATGGCATATCTTGCACTATTCCTAGGTGCAGGACTGATGTCAATGCTTGCCATATGGGCATAG